A genome region from Bemisia tabaci chromosome 3, PGI_BMITA_v3 includes the following:
- the LOC109039425 gene encoding uncharacterized protein: protein MSPKRKDEKPTWTLIYNQKYKEYDAIPSTWIISERECLFPRNVSLKNLKVSLQAENRPPRPPRISFGSHPFQFRESVIMICKKYVLGPSHWMGLE, encoded by the exons CCGAAAAGAAAAGACGAGAAGCCAACCTGGACCCTTATATATAACCAGAAATATAAAGAATATGATGCAATTCCTTCGACATGGATAATCTCAGAAAGAGAGTGTCTCTTCCCGAGAAATGTCTCTCTTAAAAACTTAAAAGTCTCGCTGCAAGCGGAAAACCGCCCCCCTAGGCCCCCCAGGATAAGCTTTGGAAGCCACCCATTCCAATTCAGAGAATCGGTGATTATG ATCTGCAAGAAGTACGTACTCGGACCAAGCCATTGGATGGGGTTAGAGTGA